The genomic stretch CAGGTGTTGACTCAATTTCAGTTTCGTATGTGTTACTGGGCCCATTTATGGCGATTATTAGACCGATTGCAGCCATTGCCAGTGCGATTACCGCAGGTGTGCTGGTGGGTAAAGAGAACCAGCCTGAGCCTAAACATGACAAGCATGCTCATCCAGAGAAACAGAGCGCTTCATGCTGTGCAACCAAGGCAAGTAGCACATCAGTGCCAACAGCGATTGAAAAAGAGGAGCAATTAGTTACTGATAGTTGCTGCGCAGCAAAAACCGAAGTGAAACCAAACACGACAAGCTGCTGTGCGAGTACGACGGCCGAAGTGGTAACAAAGGTTGAACCAGAACAGAAACAAACAAGTTGCTGTGCACCGGTGACACCCAGCAATAAAACCTTAATTGCTGAAGATGAAGCAAGCTGCTGTGACAGTCATAAAGCCATCCCCGAGAGCCGTTCACAATGGTCCAAACTTAAACAAGCATTTCACTTTAGTGCCACTAAGTTATTACAAGATACAGCGATATGGTTATTGATCGGCTTATTCTTTGCAGCCTTGGTACAAACATTTGTTCCTGAAGGATTCTTAGCGCAATGGGGAAGTGGTTTGTTAGCGATGACCGTGATGGTTTTAGTGAGTATCCCGATGTACATTTGTGCCACCGCTTCGACGCCCATTGCCGCAGGTTTATTGTTATCAGGTGTTTCACCGGGTGCTGTGTTGGTATTTATGTTGGCAGGTCCTGCCACTAACATTGCAACCTTAGGGGTGGTAGCCAACGAGTTAGGTAAAAGAGCCGTGGCTGCATATTTAACTGCGGTCGTAGGAGTGGCGTTAATATTCGGTTATCTAACCGATTATTTAGTGGCTGAATATGGTTTTGTGGTCGCGCCCAGCATAGCGAATGGTCATGAGGTTTTACCCTATTGGCTAGAGTTAAGTGCGGCTATGTTACTGACTGGTTTATTGATCCGCTTGTTGGTTATATGGCTAAAAAATACATTCAAAACGTCAATGTTATGAGTTACAAAATAAAATGCACTCCTTATGCGAGTGCGCTTTATTTGTTCAATCTGAACCATAAAGTTATTTTAATTCATCGACTAAGTCCATTAGATTATCAAATGCTTCTTTACAAGTTGGAGCGGTTGCTTCTATTTCTATTCCTCCAACCGAACCTTTCACCGTACAACTTCCTTGTAACTCATTTTCTAAACCGCTATTTATAGCTAGCTTTTGATTGATAGACACAATTTTAAATTCTAATCCTTGTGCAGATAAATCATTTTTAAATAACTCGATGGTGTCAATGACTTCAGGTGAATCTTGAAGTACCTTCTTTAATAACAGTGGGCTTATTTCTTTTACTTGAACTTCAGCAACAGCTGTTGCGCTTAATGCTACGGAAATAAGTATCAGGGGTAATAACTTTATAGCCATTTATCTATCCTTGTAGTTAATTCAATGTGTATTTTTGTCCCTTTTTTCACTATATGTTTTGTGTTTTTTATTGTCAAGTTGGCATTGTTAAAATTGACTTGTTTTAGTCGATCTTAGAGTGTCTCTTTATTTAAATAGACACATCTTCAGCTTTTATTCAGATAAATCTCATATCTAATAAAACGAAAAAATGGTGTAGTTCCAACATCAAATTAATCTGGAACTATTGCTATGAAACTTGGTGTTTGTTCAGCCTTATTTATTCTCACTTCTTTATCGTCAGCCGTTAGTGTTGATGCGCACCAGCAAATAGGTGTGGCTCATGCCGACACAGTGCGTGTCAGTAAAGATGCATATCAAGGTTTTGTTTATCCAAATAATGCTCAAAATGCGGTGAGCTTAAGCTTTGATGATGCACGGGTAAGTCAAGTTGATATTGGTTTGCCAATTTTGGATAAATACGGAGTGAAAGCTACTTTTTATGTGGTTCCTAATGCGGTTGAAGAGCGTTTGGCTGGCTGGCAACAAGCAGCAAAAAACGGACATGAAATAGCGAATCACACTGCTAATCATGTCTGTAGTGGAAACTTTGAATGGCTCAGACAAAAAGGCCTTGGCTTGGAGCAAATCGATTTAAATTGGCTTGCTGAAGATATGGATATCACCAGCCGTTATATTGAAGAAAAACTCGCTGTTAAAGCGACAGGGTTTGCTTATCCGTGTGGCCATACATTTGTTGGGCAGGGTGAAAAAACACAAAGCTACGTCCCTCTAGTCGCAGAAAAATTTAACGTAGGGCGTACTTGGAATGATGAAACGGGTAATAATCCAAATTATGTTGATATGGCGCAAGTGGCTGCAATCCGAATGGACGGAATGAGCTTTGAGCAACTGGTTGAGATGATTGAATTCATGCGTGTGAATAACTCGTGGATTGTCTTGGCTGGTCATGAAGTAGGGAAAAGTGGCTGGTATACCGTTGATGAGCAAGTGTTAGTTCAATTAATTGCTTATTTTAACGACCCTAAAAATGGTTATTGGCTTGATACAATCGATAATGTTGCCACGCATATTACGAAGCAGCGCGCACATAACTCAGAAAAACGTGATTCATCTCAACTGTCTAGTGGTGATTAATCAGTGTGCTAAAGTCGGGGTTTGTATTACTGATTTCACTTAGGAATGACTATGAAAACCCCCACAATCTATCAAAAATCGGTTGTTTTGTTGGTAACTTCTTTTCTAAGTTGCGGCGCGTTTGCTGTCGACTACACGCAATTGCCTCAACAAGAAATTCGTTATGAAGCGCAATCAATGATCGACAACGTATCGATCCCTTGGGCCATGGTGCAGTTGCCAACAGGCCAGCTGCTAGTCAGTGATCGTAACGGTGAGTTGTTACTTCAAAGCAGTGATCAGCAAGGCATCCGCATCAAAGGATTACCTAAGATTGATGTCAATGGCCAAGGTGGCTTGCTCGATTTAGCCTTACACCCAGAGTTTGAAAGCAACGGCTGGTTATATTTCACCTTTTCAAGCTCAGAAGGTAAGGGAGAGGGCAGCCACACTGCGTTAATGCGAGCAAAATTAGACAGCAAAAAAGCACAACTGACAGAGCTTCAGTTGTTATATAAAGGCGAAGGGAATAGCAAAAAAGGCCAGCATTACGGCAGCCGAATTGCATTTGATAATCAAGGTTTTGTGTATTTTTCGATTGGCGATCGGGGTGCACGTGATGTCAATCCGCAAGATTTAGCTCGAGATGGCGGCAAAATTTATCGTTTGCATGATGATGGTCGCATGCCGACAGATAATCCGTTTGTCAGTCAAGCGGGCGCTAAAAAAGCGGTATGGTCATATGGTCATCGTAATCCACAAGGTATGTGGTTTGATCAAACAACAAAGCAGCTTTGGGCGCACGAACATGGCCCCAAAGGTGGTGATGAGCTGAATCTTATCAAACCCGGACTTAACTATGGTTGGCCTGTCGTGAGTTATGGGGTCAATTACAGTGGCACTGAATTTACCGATTTGACTGAAAAACAAGGGATGGAAAATCCAGTTCTGCAGTGGACACCCTCAATTGCCCCTTCAGATATGGCTTATGTAAATAGTGACAAATACCCGCAATTAAAAGGCAAAGTGCTGTTAGCCTCAATGAAGTATTCGTTTTTAAGTGCACTTGAGATCGCACAAGGCAAGGTTGTAAGCCAAGACAAAGTATTTCAAGGCATTGGCCGAGTCAGAAGTATTTTACAAGGACATGATGGCTATATTTATATCGGCATTGATGGTCAAGGCGTGAAACGTTTGGTGATCCAAGCTCAGTAACGATAATCTGAGACAAGTTAGCGCGAAAAAGGGTTGAATACACAGTATTCAGCCCTTTTTTAATGCCATTAATGTTTTTGGCTGTTTAACTTTTCTTTGGCTTCTTCGACTTTAGCAAAGTCGAGCCCAAGCTCTTCAACGGCTTCTTTGATTAAATTAGGTTGCGTCATCACTAAGCCCATCAGCTGTTGTAGTTTTTCAGGTGCGATCCCGAGCTGCTGAACTAATGTCATCGCCATAAATGGGTTTTCAGTAAAAGATTGAAACAGCTCGTGGGTTTGTTGCTCACTCACATTGTGCTCTTTCAAAATTGCAATAATCGGGTTCATAGTTGGCCTTGCTCTTAATGTTTAATACACAGATGTTTACTTAATATGGGCATGTTACACGGGTTTAAAGTCTTCGAGCTTATTTTAACGTGTACGCCTCTGATTGTGAGGTGTTCTGTGGTGTTTATGTGATTCTTTGTACTGAAATGGATTTAAGTTTTCTTTATATTTAATTTAAACGATAGTTATTATCATTATTGATCTGATTGTTATTACCGTGTAGCATCTGGCGCAAATAACATTAATTATCATTTAAATAATGAAAGGGAACGCAATGAATACAATGAAAAATATCGCACTTTCTTTAATTGCAGCAGCAGTCTTAGCTGGATGTGGCGGCGATGATGGCAAAGACGGTGTGGCAGGCGCACAAGGTGTTGCAGGTCAAGATGGCGCTAACGGCACGAGTGTCTTTGTGACCACGCAAGATGTGATCAACACTAACGCACAACATGCGTATGCTGTGTATGCCGATTCATTGATTGCGGCGAAAGCATTAAAAGAACAGCTTGCAATATTTGTTGCCAACCCTACAGATTCAAACTTTACCTTAGCTAAACAATCATGGTTAGCGGCACGTGAACCGTACGGTCAATCTGAAGTCTTTCGTTTTCGCGAAGGGCCGATTGATAATTTAACTAAAGATGATGCGGGCAACTGGGTACTAGAGCCAGAAGCAGGCCCTGAGGGGGCAATTAATGCTTGGCCACTTGCAGAAGCCTTGATTGATTACACCCAAGATATGGATGGTTTACAAAATCCAGAAAACCCAAGCTCGCTCCCTGCTGGTGGCAATATTATCGCTGATATAACAAGCTTTCCTGTAATCGACAAAGCGACGATCCAAGCGCAGTTTGAGCGCGGTGATGATGAAGCGAATGTGACCTCTGGATATCACGCCATTGAGTTTTTATTATGGGGTCAAGATTTAAACGCTGACGGTACTTATACAGCCAATCGTGATTATTCTGCTGGCTATCGTAAAGCCAGTGATTTTTATACGATTGAGAATCAAATGGGACAATGTACGTCTGGCGAAGCCGGTGCTGCCAATGAAATTTGTTTGCGCCGCGCTGAGTATTTACTAGCTGCAGCTGACTTGTTAATTGATGATTTAAAATCAGTTGTTGATGCGTGGACACCAGGCAGTGGCTTCCACTATGTTGCTTTTACACAAGCAGAAACGCAAAAACAGTCTTTAGCTAAAATTTTAGAAGGAATGGGGCGCTTAAGTTACGGCGAATTGGCGGGCGAGCGCATGAGTATTGCCCTTCGTACTGACTCACAAGAAGATGAGCATTCATGTTTTTCAGATAATACGCACCGTGATATTTTCTTAAATGCCAAAGGGATTCAAAATGCCTTTAATGGCCAATACACTCGCTTTGATGGCGAAGTGTTACAAGGGGCCAGTGTTTACGATTTACTTGTGGTTGCAGGACACCCTGAACTTGCGAATAAATTACGCGGTGCACTTGAAGAAACTATGGCTAAAGCTGCAGTAATCGACACCACAGCTAAATTAGGGTATTCGTTTGATGTGCAAATTCAACAGCCTGAATTAAAAGGGGCTGTTACGCACACGATTGAAGCACTTAAAACACAAACTCAAGTTATTAAAGAAGTGATCGAAGCGCTTGAAGTCACGACAGGTGATCTTGAAGGTGATACTGACGAGTTTGGCGGTTAATCCTAGCTTGCATATTTAGCCCATCCATTTGGATGGGCTTTTTGCGTTTATTGGAAAGGTTAAGCGAATTAAGTTAAATGGGTTATTTTTCATCTTGCGTGGGGCGACAATGAAAAAGCAGTTTTGTGTAGTAAGTTGTGTTGTGTGGTTAGTGGCGTGTGGTGGTGGAGGTAATGAGCAAAAAACAGAAGTGATCCCTCCTGTGACTCCTCCTAGTGTGGTGATGCCGGGTCAACCTGACGATGGTTTAGCTGCGCTTAGCCCTATCACACCTGATAATGTTGAGCATTTAGCGGGTGGGGACGTCACCACCATAGTCAGCAATCAAGATGCGTTTAGTCAGTCAGCTCCCGCAATCCGTAGTGACTTTGAACTCGATGGTGTGTTTAAGTCTGGCGATCATTTATTTCGGGGAGTGCATGCAGGGCAAGGGCCACTTTTTAATAACCCGACTTGCCAAGGCTGCCATATTAAAGATGGCCGCGGTGAGGTACCAAGTCACCCTTCAGAGGCAATGAGCAGTATGTTTTTGCGGATCAGCGATGCGCAAGGAAATGCGGATCCTATCTATGGCGATCAAATTCAGACATTTGGCTTAAAAACAGGTCAATCACAAGGCTTGTTACCTAAGCACAGAGGGGCGATAGAAGAAGGTATTGCCTATGGCGAGGCGTATGCGTGGGTTGAATATAAGTTAATCGAAGGAGTGTTTGATGATGGCACGCCTTATCAGTTACGCCAACCAACGTATAAAGTAAAAGACTTATCTTATGGTGATTTTAATCCAGATGTGCGGTTATCACCTCGGGTCACTCCAAGCATTTTTGGCGCAGGTTTGTTAGAAGCCATTCCTGAAGCGTCAATTCTCAGTTATGCCGATGCAGATGATGTGAATAAAGATGGGATTTCTGGTCGAGCTGTGTTTGTTACTGAGCCGATTTCTTTACAGTCGAAGTTAGCGCGCTTTGGTTATAAGGCTGTGACAGCCTCAGTGTTGCAGCAAATATCAGGCGCTTATCGCGGTGATATGGGGATCACTAATGTGGTCGCGACGCAAGAATCGTGTACTGACTTACAACCAGCTTGTATTGAGCAAGCCGCTCAAGAACAAGATAAAGAGCAAGATGGATTGGATTTAAGTGCTTTAGCGTTAGCGCAAGTTGAGTTTTACAATCGTTTATTGGCTGTACCAATGCGACGAGGATTTGATAGCAATAGCCAAAGTTGGCAAGCGGATGTGTTGGCTGGCCGCACTCTCTTTTTTAATGCGCAATGTGCCAGTTGCCATATTCCGCGACATAAAACCGGCGAAGCGCAAGGAAGCTTACTCGGTGATGCGGGTTTACTCGATTTGGCTGACAGCCGCACACCGATTGCAGCCTTAAGCAATCAAGTTATTTATCCCTATACTGACTTACTTTTGCACGACATGGGGGGAGCTTGTGAGCTTATAGCGCGAGAAACAGCGCAAGGAGAGGCGTGTGATGACGGCGCGCAATGTTATTGGGTACAACGATGTCAGGGACTTGCAGATGATCGCCCAGAAGGCAGTGCATCAGGCACAGAATGGAAAACACCACCACTTTGGGGCCTAGGTTTAGTAAAAACAGTTAATCCAAGAGCGACTTTTTTACATGATGGCCGAGCTCGCTCAATCAGTGAGGCTGTGTTGTGGCATGGTGGAGAAGCAAGCGCGGCAAAAGATAACTTCAAAGCGATGACTTTAACTGAGCGTGATCAGTTACTGACATTTTTAAATTCGCTATAACAGTCATGATTAAAAAATATAGTTTACTCGTTCTTATCACTTGGTTGTGCGCCTGCACCGATGCCTCAAAAGCCCCTGAATTTTCTGATTCAGAATTACGCCCGGGTGGCGAGGCAACCTTAAAAAGGGTCAATACCCGAACATTTATTCATCCGTCTGGCAATCTTTCCATTGATCATGAATTGGAGTTTTGGGATGGACTGTCTTTTTTTCGTGATCCATGGGTGGCTTCACCTGCCATAACGGCAGATAGAGATGGCCTTGGGCCTTTGTATAATGCTCGTTCGTGTAAGGCATGTCATAGCCGAGGAGGTCGCGGTCGGTTGGTTACAGAAGGTGTGTCGAGTCCGATGGCGTTATTGTTTCGGTTAGGGCATGGCGAGCAACAGCGACCCGATCCTATTTATGGTGCTCAGTTGCAGACATTTGCGGTGCTCACCCCGACAAATTCACCTAAATTACAGGCTGAAGGACAAGTTGAATTGCAGTATGAATTCATTGAAGGGCAGTTTGCTGATGGTACGCGTTATCAATTACGTAAACCGAGTTATCGGATCGTTAATTTGAGTCAGGGAGAGCTGCATCAAGAAACGCAGATATCGCCTCGTTATGCGCCGGCAATTTATGGCATGGGATTGTTAGATGCGATAGATACACAGGATTTGCTCAGCCTTGAAGATGAGTTCGATAGCAATAATGATGGAATTAGCGGCCGCTATAATCGTGTACCAGATGTACTGACGGGCGAGATGTCAGTCGGGCGATTTGGCTTTAAAGGTTTGCACCCTACGTTGAATCAGCAAATTGCTGGTGCGTTTGTTAATGATATTGGGATTACTAATCCGTACTTTCGTAAAGAAACCTGCCAATCAACTCAGCTGGCTTGTTTAGCTGAAGCAAAGCGAGTTAAAGGGGAGGAGCAGCCTGAAATACCCACTAAGTTGTTGCAAACCACAGAATTTATGAGTGCTCAATTAGCAGTCCAGCCTACTCGAAATTTAAAAAGTGCCGAAGCCCAGTCCGGGCGAGAAATTTTTTATCAACTCGGTTGTCACCTTTGTCATCAGCCTCGCTTTAAGACGCGGGTGGACTATTCATTACCCGAATTAGCAGGGCAAGTGATTTGGCCTTACACCGATTTGGCATTGCATGATATGGGAGAAGAGTTAGCGGATGGTAAGCGTGAGCATTTGGCAAATGGCCGAGAATGGCGCACAGCGCCACTTTGGGGAATTGGCTTACAGCATCGAATTCAAGGCTATCAGGCATATTTACATGATGGTCGAGCACGAACCATCAATGAAGCCATTTTATGGCACGGCGGTGAAGCAAAAACATCTCAAGAGAAATATTTAGCCTTATCAGCAAGCGAGCGCCAAGCGTTACTTTTTTTCTTAACACAAATTTAATCAGTTTTGACAGGAACCAATATGAACAAATACCTATGTGTGATGCTGAGCGCATCATTATTAACGGCATGCGGCGGTGGGAGCAAGCAAAGTACCCCTGTGGTCGTTGAGCCTCCCCCTGTTGTGGTTAAAACAAACGAACAAGCGATGAGTGCGATACTAACGGACTTAGCCGATAAAGTGATTATTCCTGACTATCAGCAATTTCAGCAGCGCAGTGAAGCATTTGAAGTGGCTTCGACGCAGTTTTGCTCGCTGAGTCAAGCAAACCAAAGCGATTTGACAGCATTACAACAAAGTTGGTTAGCGCTAAATGCAGCTTGGCATGCAACTCGTGCGACAAAGTTGGGCCCGGTATTTAAGCAATTTCGCTATTCACGTTTGCAAACTTGGCCAGACAACAATGCAGCTGTTTCGCGAGGAGTGGCAACGCTTTTAGCCTCTGATAATTTAACTGCACAGGTTGTGGCCAATACTCAAGATGGTGCTCAGGGCTTACCTGCCTTAGAGTATTTAATTTTTGCTGAGCAATCAGAGAATAGCTTGCTCAATGCCACAGATAAAGCGAAGCGTTGTTTAGCTGTCATGGCTATTGCTGCCAATGTGACGCAACTGAGTACTGAACTCGTGACTGGCTGGCAAACTGAAGGAGACAACTTTCGTGCTCAATACGTCGCTGGTAACGGTGATTTTGTATCAACCAAAGATGCACTAGAAGAGCAGCTCACAAATTGGTTTGAATTAGTCGAAATAATTACGGATAACAAAATTGCTGAACCGCTAGATCTGTTATCGCCAGGGGTAATAACCAATGCTGAGCAATATCGCAGTCAAAGCTCGCTTATGAATATTGAACAAAATTTGCTGTCATTACAGCGCATTTACTTAGGTGGCCAGGGATATGGTTTTGATGATTATTTAGCAGAAATTTATCAGGCGCAGACTCTTGATAACGCAATCAAAGAAGCATTTAGCGGCGTTTTTACCACTTTGAATGATGTTAATGATGTGCTTGAAGTGGCCATCACAACCGATGACGGGCGCAGCCAATTAGTAGCGCTCAGTAACAAAATTAAGGCGCTGCGCACCATTATGGCCAGTGATTTTGTGCAAACAACGGGTCTTAATCCAAGCTTTAACTCTAATGACGGGGATTAATATGGTCGCTCTTTCGCGGCGTCGGTTTTGCCAATCAATAGCCGGTTTTGCTGGAATGATGATGTTGCCAAGCTGTTCATTGCAACAACGGGAAGAGCAGTTTGTTAGTGCTTACACCAATTCGCAAGGGCGACATTTTGTAGCTCGATTTAATCACCAAGCCAAGGTGCTCGCGCAAGTTGAGCTCCCGCTTCGTGGTCACGATATGGCGGTATCGCACACTGAATCTGGGCGCGTTTTGGTGTTTTCTCGGCGCCCAGGAAACTACATATTTGATGTTGATTTGAGTCGTGGCCATCTTAATCAAGTTATAAAAGCGAATGCTGGTCGTCACTTTTTCGGCCATGGTGTTTTTAGCCCTGATGGGCTACGACTTTTTACGACCGAAAATGATTATGACACTCAAACGGGCAAGGTTGTGGCTCGAGATGCGCAATCTTTGCAGGTGATTAATGAATTTGACAGTGGTGGAATTGGCCCACATCAGCTGGCGTGGTTAAATGATGGTCAAACTTTAGTGGTGGCCAATGGTGGGATTGCCACCCACCCTGATACGCCACGCAAAAAACTCAACTTAACAACCATGGCACCCAATCTTACTTATTTGGACGGTGTTAGTGGCGCAATCTTACAGCAGTTTTCTCCCCCTCATCATCAATTGAGTATTCGGCATTTAGCGGTCAATCAAGACAATAAAGTGGTAATTGGCATGCAGTTTCAAGGCGAACTCAGTGATATTAATCCGCTGGTGTTTACCCAACAAGGAAGTGGGCCGATCACAGCGTGCACTTCTTCAGTCGATGTTTGGCAAAAAATGAACCAGTATACGGCCAGTGTCAGTATTGATTTGGCGGCAAATATTGCAGCGGTCAGTTGCCCACGTGGTGGCTTTGTAAGTTTTTGGGATCTTAATCAAGACCTTCTGATTGATGAGTTTTCAATAAGAGACTGTGCAGGTATTTGCGTGACAAAAAACGGGTTTGTATTGAGTAACGGCAAAGGAGCGATACAGCAGGTTGCGCCTTTTTCGAGTAGTGCGTTGTCGCATTTTGAAGCTTCTGGGCACAAGTGGGACAATCATATGGTGAATTGGTTAAGTTAACGCTCAATACTCATGTCCTTTTAAATCCACACTTTGACATTTTTGTGCAAAAGCGATGAATAAGCATTTAAAAACTTTAACTTTCTTCGCTACATGTTAACTGGTAGGATTTGTTAAT from Pseudoalteromonas ulvae UL12 encodes the following:
- a CDS encoding SO_0444 family Cu/Zn efflux transporter, whose protein sequence is MTLLTNFWQLFMVSAPWLLLGLFIAALINVYLPKDFLNKHLGKEGFWTTVKAALIGAPMPLCSCGVIPAAVGLRRAGASKSATTAFLVSTPETGVDSISVSYVLLGPFMAIIRPIAAIASAITAGVLVGKENQPEPKHDKHAHPEKQSASCCATKASSTSVPTAIEKEEQLVTDSCCAAKTEVKPNTTSCCASTTAEVVTKVEPEQKQTSCCAPVTPSNKTLIAEDEASCCDSHKAIPESRSQWSKLKQAFHFSATKLLQDTAIWLLIGLFFAALVQTFVPEGFLAQWGSGLLAMTVMVLVSIPMYICATASTPIAAGLLLSGVSPGAVLVFMLAGPATNIATLGVVANELGKRAVAAYLTAVVGVALIFGYLTDYLVAEYGFVVAPSIANGHEVLPYWLELSAAMLLTGLLIRLLVIWLKNTFKTSML
- a CDS encoding polysaccharide deacetylase family protein, which gives rise to MKLGVCSALFILTSLSSAVSVDAHQQIGVAHADTVRVSKDAYQGFVYPNNAQNAVSLSFDDARVSQVDIGLPILDKYGVKATFYVVPNAVEERLAGWQQAAKNGHEIANHTANHVCSGNFEWLRQKGLGLEQIDLNWLAEDMDITSRYIEEKLAVKATGFAYPCGHTFVGQGEKTQSYVPLVAEKFNVGRTWNDETGNNPNYVDMAQVAAIRMDGMSFEQLVEMIEFMRVNNSWIVLAGHEVGKSGWYTVDEQVLVQLIAYFNDPKNGYWLDTIDNVATHITKQRAHNSEKRDSSQLSSGD
- a CDS encoding PQQ-dependent sugar dehydrogenase — encoded protein: MKTPTIYQKSVVLLVTSFLSCGAFAVDYTQLPQQEIRYEAQSMIDNVSIPWAMVQLPTGQLLVSDRNGELLLQSSDQQGIRIKGLPKIDVNGQGGLLDLALHPEFESNGWLYFTFSSSEGKGEGSHTALMRAKLDSKKAQLTELQLLYKGEGNSKKGQHYGSRIAFDNQGFVYFSIGDRGARDVNPQDLARDGGKIYRLHDDGRMPTDNPFVSQAGAKKAVWSYGHRNPQGMWFDQTTKQLWAHEHGPKGGDELNLIKPGLNYGWPVVSYGVNYSGTEFTDLTEKQGMENPVLQWTPSIAPSDMAYVNSDKYPQLKGKVLLASMKYSFLSALEIAQGKVVSQDKVFQGIGRVRSILQGHDGYIYIGIDGQGVKRLVIQAQ
- a CDS encoding DUF2999 family protein; the protein is MNPIIAILKEHNVSEQQTHELFQSFTENPFMAMTLVQQLGIAPEKLQQLMGLVMTQPNLIKEAVEELGLDFAKVEEAKEKLNSQKH
- a CDS encoding imelysin family protein, which produces MNTMKNIALSLIAAAVLAGCGGDDGKDGVAGAQGVAGQDGANGTSVFVTTQDVINTNAQHAYAVYADSLIAAKALKEQLAIFVANPTDSNFTLAKQSWLAAREPYGQSEVFRFREGPIDNLTKDDAGNWVLEPEAGPEGAINAWPLAEALIDYTQDMDGLQNPENPSSLPAGGNIIADITSFPVIDKATIQAQFERGDDEANVTSGYHAIEFLLWGQDLNADGTYTANRDYSAGYRKASDFYTIENQMGQCTSGEAGAANEICLRRAEYLLAAADLLIDDLKSVVDAWTPGSGFHYVAFTQAETQKQSLAKILEGMGRLSYGELAGERMSIALRTDSQEDEHSCFSDNTHRDIFLNAKGIQNAFNGQYTRFDGEVLQGASVYDLLVVAGHPELANKLRGALEETMAKAAVIDTTAKLGYSFDVQIQQPELKGAVTHTIEALKTQTQVIKEVIEALEVTTGDLEGDTDEFGG
- a CDS encoding di-heme oxidoreductase family protein, producing MKKQFCVVSCVVWLVACGGGGNEQKTEVIPPVTPPSVVMPGQPDDGLAALSPITPDNVEHLAGGDVTTIVSNQDAFSQSAPAIRSDFELDGVFKSGDHLFRGVHAGQGPLFNNPTCQGCHIKDGRGEVPSHPSEAMSSMFLRISDAQGNADPIYGDQIQTFGLKTGQSQGLLPKHRGAIEEGIAYGEAYAWVEYKLIEGVFDDGTPYQLRQPTYKVKDLSYGDFNPDVRLSPRVTPSIFGAGLLEAIPEASILSYADADDVNKDGISGRAVFVTEPISLQSKLARFGYKAVTASVLQQISGAYRGDMGITNVVATQESCTDLQPACIEQAAQEQDKEQDGLDLSALALAQVEFYNRLLAVPMRRGFDSNSQSWQADVLAGRTLFFNAQCASCHIPRHKTGEAQGSLLGDAGLLDLADSRTPIAALSNQVIYPYTDLLLHDMGGACELIARETAQGEACDDGAQCYWVQRCQGLADDRPEGSASGTEWKTPPLWGLGLVKTVNPRATFLHDGRARSISEAVLWHGGEASAAKDNFKAMTLTERDQLLTFLNSL
- a CDS encoding di-heme oxidoreductase family protein — encoded protein: MIKKYSLLVLITWLCACTDASKAPEFSDSELRPGGEATLKRVNTRTFIHPSGNLSIDHELEFWDGLSFFRDPWVASPAITADRDGLGPLYNARSCKACHSRGGRGRLVTEGVSSPMALLFRLGHGEQQRPDPIYGAQLQTFAVLTPTNSPKLQAEGQVELQYEFIEGQFADGTRYQLRKPSYRIVNLSQGELHQETQISPRYAPAIYGMGLLDAIDTQDLLSLEDEFDSNNDGISGRYNRVPDVLTGEMSVGRFGFKGLHPTLNQQIAGAFVNDIGITNPYFRKETCQSTQLACLAEAKRVKGEEQPEIPTKLLQTTEFMSAQLAVQPTRNLKSAEAQSGREIFYQLGCHLCHQPRFKTRVDYSLPELAGQVIWPYTDLALHDMGEELADGKREHLANGREWRTAPLWGIGLQHRIQGYQAYLHDGRARTINEAILWHGGEAKTSQEKYLALSASERQALLFFLTQI
- a CDS encoding imelysin family protein; its protein translation is MNKYLCVMLSASLLTACGGGSKQSTPVVVEPPPVVVKTNEQAMSAILTDLADKVIIPDYQQFQQRSEAFEVASTQFCSLSQANQSDLTALQQSWLALNAAWHATRATKLGPVFKQFRYSRLQTWPDNNAAVSRGVATLLASDNLTAQVVANTQDGAQGLPALEYLIFAEQSENSLLNATDKAKRCLAVMAIAANVTQLSTELVTGWQTEGDNFRAQYVAGNGDFVSTKDALEEQLTNWFELVEIITDNKIAEPLDLLSPGVITNAEQYRSQSSLMNIEQNLLSLQRIYLGGQGYGFDDYLAEIYQAQTLDNAIKEAFSGVFTTLNDVNDVLEVAITTDDGRSQLVALSNKIKALRTIMASDFVQTTGLNPSFNSNDGD
- a CDS encoding DUF1513 domain-containing protein, translating into MVALSRRRFCQSIAGFAGMMMLPSCSLQQREEQFVSAYTNSQGRHFVARFNHQAKVLAQVELPLRGHDMAVSHTESGRVLVFSRRPGNYIFDVDLSRGHLNQVIKANAGRHFFGHGVFSPDGLRLFTTENDYDTQTGKVVARDAQSLQVINEFDSGGIGPHQLAWLNDGQTLVVANGGIATHPDTPRKKLNLTTMAPNLTYLDGVSGAILQQFSPPHHQLSIRHLAVNQDNKVVIGMQFQGELSDINPLVFTQQGSGPITACTSSVDVWQKMNQYTASVSIDLAANIAAVSCPRGGFVSFWDLNQDLLIDEFSIRDCAGICVTKNGFVLSNGKGAIQQVAPFSSSALSHFEASGHKWDNHMVNWLS